The following are encoded together in the Halopseudomonas salegens genome:
- a CDS encoding transporter substrate-binding domain-containing protein, protein MMLRSWIAVLWIGLLWLATGPGQMAVAGMVTEDAGRLALIERRGVVRVGVKIDYPPWGMVARDTRIVGLEADLAADLAARLGVALELQAVTSANRLQRLQQGMVDVVIATLSDTPARRRMVDMIEPHYYASGVSLLHHKAVSVAGWESLRGRPVCLTEGAYFNRELIERYGIRPLVFPGTRDTLMALQDGRCVGWAYDDTALLPLLHTTELAEYRLLDERIFTTPWAVAVAKGEGDAALGRQVAEIVADWHRQGLLNELQAAWQLPPNAFLHRQQARWLARDDAGARRCHPGLQDLFDAGCAEHAVSAADVTGRHPLPPWLDRLQRASGLQLVALADPFNQKRLLGGLLLTLLVAGLAVLGSLLTGVLFAACESLLRGGPLTGLLQRLIRGFIALARMTPPILQLYIVFFGLGGLLLSGLGWSPGGVLVASLVFSCYAGATNAALLAPALSQLRLEKPDWSLRQLLAAAIDRSYEGLVSTLVNIVKAAGMASTIAVPEIISVVNTLIAEGANATGLMTLLLLFYFGFVLLIMALLRLAMGGLLRCLR, encoded by the coding sequence ATGATGCTGCGCTCGTGGATAGCGGTTCTATGGATTGGCTTGCTGTGGTTGGCCACCGGGCCTGGTCAGATGGCTGTAGCGGGAATGGTCACCGAGGATGCTGGCCGGCTGGCCCTGATTGAGCGCCGCGGGGTCGTGCGGGTCGGGGTCAAAATTGATTACCCACCCTGGGGCATGGTGGCGCGGGATACCCGGATTGTGGGTCTGGAAGCTGACCTGGCCGCCGATCTGGCTGCACGCCTTGGCGTAGCGCTGGAATTGCAGGCGGTGACCTCTGCCAATCGCCTGCAACGGTTGCAGCAGGGCATGGTGGATGTGGTGATTGCCACCCTCAGCGATACGCCAGCGCGTCGCCGCATGGTGGATATGATCGAGCCGCATTATTACGCCAGTGGCGTCTCCCTGCTGCACCACAAGGCTGTGTCCGTTGCTGGCTGGGAGTCTTTGCGCGGACGTCCGGTATGTCTGACCGAGGGGGCCTATTTCAATCGTGAACTGATTGAACGCTACGGTATCCGGCCGCTGGTCTTCCCCGGTACACGCGATACGCTGATGGCGCTTCAGGATGGCCGCTGTGTCGGCTGGGCCTATGACGACACTGCGTTGCTGCCACTATTGCACACCACCGAGCTGGCCGAGTATCGCCTGTTGGATGAGCGCATTTTCACCACCCCCTGGGCGGTGGCGGTGGCCAAAGGGGAAGGCGATGCCGCGCTTGGTCGTCAGGTAGCAGAAATCGTCGCCGATTGGCATCGTCAGGGGCTGTTGAATGAGCTGCAGGCCGCCTGGCAGCTGCCGCCGAATGCTTTCCTGCACAGACAGCAGGCGCGCTGGTTGGCACGGGATGATGCCGGTGCCCGGCGTTGTCACCCCGGGTTGCAGGACTTGTTCGATGCCGGTTGTGCCGAGCATGCCGTAAGCGCGGCCGACGTGACCGGCAGGCACCCGCTACCGCCCTGGCTGGATCGCTTGCAACGTGCGAGTGGTCTGCAGTTGGTGGCGCTGGCTGACCCGTTCAACCAGAAACGCTTGTTGGGCGGATTGCTGCTCACGCTGCTGGTTGCTGGCCTGGCGGTGCTTGGCTCGCTGCTGACCGGCGTGTTGTTCGCCGCGTGTGAAAGCCTGTTGCGCGGTGGTCCGCTGACCGGGCTGCTACAACGACTGATTCGTGGCTTTATCGCGCTGGCGCGCATGACACCGCCGATTCTGCAGCTGTATATCGTTTTTTTCGGGCTCGGAGGCCTGTTGCTCAGCGGTCTCGGGTGGTCACCCGGCGGGGTGCTGGTCGCCAGCCTGGTGTTCTCCTGTTACGCCGGGGCGACCAATGCGGCACTGCTGGCCCCGGCACTCAGTCAGCTGCGGCTTGAAAAGCCGGACTGGTCGTTGCGGCAGCTGTTGGCGGCGGCTATCGACCGCAGTTACGAGGGGCTGGTCTCGACTCTGGTGAATATCGTCAAGGCAGCGGGCATGGCCAGCACCATTGCCGTGCCGGAAATCATTTCCGTGGTCAACACGCTGATTGCCGAAGGTGCCAACGCAACCGGGTTGATGACGTTGCTGTTGCTGTTCTATTTCGGCTTCGTGCTGCTGATCATGGCACTCTTGCGTCTGGCGATGGGGGGGCTGCTGCGATGTCTGCGCTAG
- a CDS encoding ABC transporter permease, with protein MSALALLLEHTPWLLGGFVWNLLISLLAMLFGTLLGGALGWLRDQPIWSLRAPAGVLTSVCRNVPSFVLLFYVAFVLPVEVVVADQVILLPLWLKAVLALTIPVIGFASDQTLGYRRQVRMRLASARAVFTLSWLQYFLIVLMASATASVIGADEVVGRANRVIAIDSSPGFLLLVYTWVCSWFLLAGLLLVRLRALLERGWRVQ; from the coding sequence ATGTCTGCGCTAGCCTTGCTGCTGGAACATACGCCCTGGCTGCTGGGCGGTTTCGTCTGGAATCTGTTGATCAGCCTGTTGGCCATGCTGTTCGGCACCCTGCTGGGTGGTGCTCTCGGTTGGCTGCGCGATCAGCCGATCTGGTCGCTGCGCGCCCCCGCAGGTGTGCTGACCAGCGTGTGCCGCAATGTACCGAGTTTCGTGCTCTTGTTTTACGTGGCCTTTGTATTGCCGGTCGAAGTAGTGGTAGCAGACCAGGTGATTCTGTTGCCGCTGTGGCTGAAAGCCGTGTTGGCGCTGACCATACCGGTGATTGGTTTTGCCTCGGACCAGACGCTGGGCTACCGTCGCCAGGTACGCATGCGGCTGGCCAGTGCCCGCGCGGTGTTTACCTTGTCCTGGTTGCAGTATTTTCTGATTGTGTTGATGGCCTCGGCGACTGCCTCGGTGATCGGTGCCGATGAGGTGGTCGGACGCGCCAACCGTGTCATTGCCATCGACAGCAGCCCCGGCTTTCTGCTGCTGGTGTACACCTGGGTGTGCAGCTGGTTCCTGTTGGCCGGTTTGCTGCTGGTGCGCCTGAGAGCGCTGCTTGAGCGTGGCTGGAGGGTTCAGTAG
- a CDS encoding DUF3299 domain-containing protein yields the protein MWRSTASAVISLMLLALQPVLANVQELTWFDLVPPEARDMIGTPEPMHEMGDLADMMESELGDPAVQMEPLAPVVNDLHGKHIKLPGYIVPLGITAEGKVDEFLLVPYFGACIHVPPPPSNQIVHVQSQQAIALADLYQPFWISGEMQVDLVESELANAGYRISGADIEPYVY from the coding sequence ATGTGGCGATCTACCGCCAGTGCCGTTATCAGCCTGATGTTGCTGGCCCTGCAGCCTGTGTTGGCCAACGTGCAGGAACTGACCTGGTTCGATCTGGTGCCGCCAGAGGCCAGGGATATGATCGGCACACCCGAACCCATGCACGAGATGGGCGACCTCGCCGACATGATGGAAAGCGAGTTAGGCGACCCGGCGGTGCAAATGGAACCGCTGGCCCCGGTGGTCAATGATCTGCACGGCAAACATATCAAGTTGCCCGGCTACATAGTGCCGCTTGGTATCACCGCGGAGGGAAAGGTGGATGAATTCTTGCTGGTGCCCTATTTCGGCGCCTGCATTCACGTGCCGCCACCGCCATCCAATCAGATTGTGCATGTGCAGAGTCAGCAGGCCATTGCTCTGGCTGACCTCTATCAGCCGTTCTGGATCAGCGGTGAAATGCAGGTAGACCTGGTTGAAAGTGAGCTGGCCAATGCCGGCTACCGTATCAGCGGAGCGGATATCGAGCCCTACGTCTACTGA
- a CDS encoding ABC transporter permease, with protein sequence MYLLTLSLRSLANRRFTALLTVLAIALSVTLLLAVEKVRTEARASFANTIAGTDLIVGARSGSVQLLLYSVFRIGHATNNIRWDSYQFVSDHPRVAWTIPISLGDSHRGFPVMGTNRTYFERYRYGRQQQLDFAAGTPFDDLYDAVLGADIARELNYQLGDKLVLAHGTGAVSFVDHDDKPFIVSGILQRTGTPVDRTVHISLEGMEAIHVDWQQGMPARGSAAVSADEARELDLTPSAITAMLVGLENRVSTFAVQRDVNQHRGEPLLAILPGVALQELWSLLGVAEKALFIVSIFVVLTGLVGMLTAILTSLNERRREMAILRSVGAKPRHIFGLLLLEAASLALAGILLGLALLYIALGISQPWILSNYGVHIGISAPGLYEAKLLGAILLASILMGSVPAWRAYRQSLVDGLSIRT encoded by the coding sequence ATGTACTTGCTCACATTGTCTTTACGCAGCCTGGCCAACCGCCGCTTTACCGCGCTGCTGACGGTGCTGGCCATTGCCCTCAGCGTGACCTTGCTGCTGGCGGTGGAAAAGGTGCGTACCGAAGCTCGCGCCAGCTTTGCCAATACCATCGCCGGCACGGACCTGATTGTTGGCGCCCGTTCCGGCTCGGTGCAATTGCTGCTCTATTCGGTCTTTCGCATCGGCCATGCCACCAACAATATTCGCTGGGACAGCTACCAGTTCGTCAGTGACCACCCGCGCGTCGCCTGGACCATCCCCATCTCCCTCGGTGACTCCCATCGCGGCTTCCCGGTGATGGGCACCAACCGAACCTACTTCGAGCGCTATCGCTATGGTCGCCAACAGCAACTCGACTTTGCTGCCGGCACGCCTTTTGACGATTTGTATGATGCGGTACTGGGCGCCGATATCGCCCGCGAACTGAATTACCAGTTGGGCGACAAGCTTGTGCTGGCCCACGGCACCGGCGCCGTCAGCTTTGTCGACCACGATGACAAACCCTTTATTGTCAGCGGCATTCTCCAGCGCACCGGTACACCCGTCGACCGTACCGTGCATATCAGTCTGGAAGGTATGGAAGCCATCCATGTGGACTGGCAACAGGGCATGCCTGCACGCGGCAGCGCGGCTGTCAGCGCCGACGAAGCGCGCGAACTGGACCTGACGCCGAGTGCGATTACCGCCATGCTGGTCGGGCTGGAAAACCGCGTCAGTACCTTTGCCGTGCAACGGGATGTCAATCAGCACCGCGGCGAGCCATTGCTGGCGATTCTGCCTGGTGTGGCATTGCAAGAGCTCTGGAGCCTGCTCGGGGTGGCTGAAAAGGCCCTGTTTATTGTCTCCATATTTGTCGTACTCACCGGCCTGGTCGGCATGCTCACCGCCATTCTGACCAGCCTGAACGAGCGCCGTCGGGAGATGGCAATCCTGCGCTCGGTCGGTGCCAAACCCCGACACATCTTCGGCCTGCTGTTGCTGGAGGCGGCCAGCCTGGCGCTGGCCGGCATCCTGCTCGGCCTGGCCCTGCTGTATATCGCGCTGGGAATTTCTCAGCCCTGGATCTTGTCCAATTATGGTGTCCATATCGGCATCAGTGCGCCAGGACTCTATGAAGCCAAGCTGCTCGGCGCTATTCTGCTCGCCAGTATTCTGATGGGCAGCGTGCCGGCCTGGCGCGCCTACCGCCAATCCCTGGTGGATGGCCTGTCGATTCGTACCTGA
- a CDS encoding ATP-binding cassette domain-containing protein has protein sequence MSSPVIELTHITYAWPRQPTLLDIEQLTLRPGEKVFLKGPSGSGKTTLLGLLGGVYLPATGQISLLGQDLAQLSSVRRDRFRADHTGYIFQMFNLLPYLSVVENVVLPCRFSRVRRERTLTRADTLEQAALTLLGHLGLHDAALLARPVTELSIGQQQRVAAARALIGSPELVIADEPTSALDADSREAFLQLLFRTCDEAGSSLLFVSHDAALESLFDRSLSLPQLNRVPQTSEAI, from the coding sequence ATGTCCTCACCGGTGATCGAGCTCACGCATATCACCTATGCCTGGCCCCGCCAACCAACCCTGCTGGACATTGAGCAATTGACCCTGCGGCCGGGCGAAAAGGTCTTCCTCAAAGGCCCCTCCGGCAGTGGCAAAACCACGCTACTGGGTCTGCTGGGCGGCGTCTATCTGCCTGCTACCGGCCAGATCAGCCTGCTCGGCCAGGATCTGGCACAGCTGTCCTCGGTTCGCCGCGACCGCTTTCGGGCTGACCATACCGGCTATATCTTTCAGATGTTCAACCTGCTGCCCTACCTGTCGGTGGTCGAGAACGTGGTGCTGCCCTGCCGTTTCTCACGCGTGCGCCGTGAACGCACCCTGACCCGGGCAGACACCCTGGAGCAGGCGGCACTGACCCTGCTGGGCCACCTCGGCCTGCACGATGCCGCTCTGCTGGCGCGCCCGGTCACCGAACTGTCGATCGGCCAGCAACAGCGGGTCGCTGCGGCCCGTGCCCTGATCGGCAGCCCGGAGTTGGTGATTGCCGATGAGCCCACCTCGGCGCTGGATGCCGACAGCCGCGAAGCCTTTTTGCAACTGCTGTTCCGCACCTGTGACGAGGCCGGCAGCAGCCTGCTGTTTGTCAGCCACGATGCCGCACTGGAAAGCCTGTTTGATCGCAGCCTGTCGCTGCCGCAGCTCAATCGCGTGCCCCAGACATCGGAGGCAATCTGA
- a CDS encoding DUF2796 domain-containing protein translates to MRVLPLIAGGLLTSLAFALHAHSDHGHGHTEHDHDKHQHDHGDSLAAHAHGVAHLNLVLQGAELAVELDSPADNILGFEYLPTSNADKATAKAAMDTLRQADAIISLPSTADCALDDVTLKSPIFAALEQEHHHGHDHDHQHEDGKSAHNDISAQYQFTCSNPDALSAVEVSLFEHFPRTETVILQAITPGGQQGGELSAGNNSIRF, encoded by the coding sequence ATGCGCGTACTGCCCCTGATTGCCGGTGGATTGCTGACCAGCCTGGCCTTTGCTCTGCACGCCCACTCCGACCATGGTCATGGGCATACCGAACATGATCACGACAAGCACCAGCACGACCATGGCGATAGCCTGGCCGCCCATGCCCACGGCGTAGCCCATCTGAATCTCGTCCTGCAAGGCGCTGAACTGGCCGTGGAACTGGACAGCCCGGCGGACAACATTCTGGGCTTCGAGTACCTGCCCACCAGCAACGCCGATAAAGCTACCGCCAAAGCCGCCATGGACACGCTGCGCCAGGCCGACGCAATCATCAGCCTGCCATCGACGGCTGACTGCGCGCTGGATGACGTCACCCTGAAGAGCCCGATTTTTGCGGCGCTGGAGCAAGAGCACCATCACGGTCATGACCATGACCACCAGCATGAAGATGGAAAATCCGCGCACAACGACATCAGCGCCCAGTATCAGTTTACCTGCAGCAACCCGGATGCCCTGAGTGCCGTTGAAGTGAGCCTGTTCGAGCACTTTCCGCGCACCGAAACCGTTATCCTCCAGGCCATCACCCCCGGCGGCCAGCAGGGTGGCGAGCTGAGCGCCGGCAACAACAGCATCCGCTTCTGA
- a CDS encoding class I SAM-dependent methyltransferase — MHNQLEASLQQVLPAAKLTISALPGLPEIRLWLLDPENLDRAFASEETQRLLESPPYWGFCWGSGLALARWILDNPDHVRGKRVLDFGAGSGIVAIACALAGAKTSIACDLDPAAQLASRLNAELNQAEIGIAGDYFACRDSIDLLLAADVLYDSDNHPLLDHFTRRARQTLIADSRVRDLQHADFRKLTTLNSQTWPDLGEPLEFRQVALYGSGWFC, encoded by the coding sequence ATGCACAATCAACTCGAAGCCAGCCTGCAGCAGGTATTGCCAGCGGCGAAGCTGACCATCAGTGCCCTGCCCGGCCTGCCGGAGATACGGCTGTGGCTGCTCGACCCGGAGAATCTTGACCGCGCTTTCGCCAGTGAAGAAACCCAACGTCTGCTGGAATCACCACCCTACTGGGGCTTTTGTTGGGGTAGCGGTCTGGCATTGGCACGCTGGATTCTGGATAACCCGGACCACGTTCGCGGCAAGCGGGTGCTGGATTTTGGTGCCGGCTCCGGCATTGTTGCCATTGCGTGTGCGCTGGCCGGGGCAAAAACCAGCATTGCCTGCGATCTCGATCCGGCAGCGCAACTGGCCAGCCGGTTGAATGCTGAGCTGAACCAGGCCGAGATCGGGATTGCCGGCGATTATTTTGCCTGCAGGGATTCCATCGATCTACTGCTGGCCGCAGACGTTCTCTACGATAGCGACAACCACCCGCTGCTTGACCATTTCACCCGCCGCGCCCGGCAGACGCTGATTGCCGACTCCCGGGTGCGCGACCTGCAGCACGCCGATTTTCGCAAGCTGACAACCCTCAACAGCCAGACCTGGCCGGATCTGGGCGAGCCGCTGGAGTTTCGTCAGGTGGCTTTGTATGGGAGTGGCTGGTTTTGCTGA
- the nrdR gene encoding transcriptional regulator NrdR produces MHCPFCGAVDTKVIDSRLVAEGDQVRRRRECLACQERFTTFETAELVMPRLIKQDGRRQPFDEDKLRAGMQRALEKRPVSVEEIEAGIGRIKHRLRATGEREVNAMVVGEMVMDELKQLDEVAYIRFASVYRRFQDLNQFREEIERLSRGGQPDE; encoded by the coding sequence ATGCATTGCCCCTTTTGTGGTGCCGTTGACACCAAGGTGATTGACTCGCGGTTGGTCGCTGAAGGTGATCAGGTGCGCCGCCGGCGTGAATGCCTGGCCTGCCAGGAGCGCTTTACCACCTTTGAAACCGCTGAATTGGTGATGCCGCGCCTGATCAAGCAGGACGGCCGTCGCCAGCCCTTTGATGAAGACAAACTGCGTGCCGGTATGCAGCGTGCGCTGGAAAAGCGCCCGGTCAGCGTGGAAGAGATCGAGGCGGGCATCGGCCGCATCAAGCACCGCTTGCGCGCCACCGGTGAGCGTGAGGTGAATGCGATGGTGGTGGGTGAAATGGTCATGGACGAGCTCAAGCAGCTGGATGAAGTGGCCTATATCCGCTTCGCTTCGGTGTATCGCCGCTTCCAGGATCTGAATCAGTTCCGCGAGGAAATCGAGCGTTTATCCCGTGGTGGTCAACCCGATGAGTGA
- the ribD gene encoding bifunctional diaminohydroxyphosphoribosylaminopyrimidine deaminase/5-amino-6-(5-phosphoribosylamino)uracil reductase RibD, protein MSDQQWMLRALQLARQGLYSTEPNPRVGCVLVRDAQVVGEGWHVRAGEGHAEVNALAQAGELARGATAYVTLEPCSHFGKTPPCADALIRAGVSRVVVGMQDPNPQVAGQGLARLQAAGIAVTSGVQEADARALNPGFIKRMQQGLPWVRLKLAMSLDGRTAMASGESQWITGPAARADVQRWRTRSGAVISGADSVLLDDSALTVRQEQLGLPAAEAALAAERQPLRVLIDGRLRVPLQQRLFQLAGPTLVATLSDQRQSDYQAVGSELLALPNADASQVDLHRLLTVLAQRGCNEVLVESGARLAAAFWQAGLVDELLVYMAPRLLGSSARPLLELPFTQMSEARDVHIEELRAVGNDWLIRARPAAT, encoded by the coding sequence ATGAGTGATCAGCAGTGGATGCTGCGCGCGTTGCAACTGGCACGACAGGGGTTGTATTCCACTGAACCGAATCCACGGGTTGGTTGTGTCCTGGTGCGTGATGCGCAGGTCGTCGGTGAGGGCTGGCATGTGCGCGCCGGGGAGGGCCACGCCGAGGTCAATGCGCTGGCGCAGGCTGGCGAGCTGGCCCGTGGCGCAACCGCTTATGTCACTCTGGAGCCCTGCAGCCATTTCGGCAAGACACCACCCTGCGCCGATGCCTTGATTCGTGCGGGCGTCAGCCGCGTGGTGGTGGGCATGCAGGACCCCAATCCGCAGGTGGCCGGCCAGGGGTTGGCACGTTTGCAGGCGGCGGGTATTGCCGTCACCAGTGGCGTTCAGGAAGCCGATGCGCGGGCGTTGAACCCCGGATTCATCAAACGCATGCAGCAGGGCCTGCCCTGGGTGCGCTTGAAGCTGGCCATGAGTCTGGACGGCCGCACGGCCATGGCCAGTGGCGAAAGCCAGTGGATTACCGGGCCTGCTGCCCGCGCCGATGTGCAGCGCTGGCGGACACGCAGTGGCGCGGTGATCAGCGGAGCCGACAGCGTCCTGCTGGATGATTCGGCGCTCACGGTACGCCAGGAGCAGCTCGGCCTGCCGGCCGCCGAAGCAGCGCTGGCGGCCGAACGTCAGCCCTTGCGGGTACTGATTGATGGTCGCTTGCGCGTGCCTTTGCAACAGCGACTGTTTCAACTGGCAGGTCCTACCCTGGTCGCGACCTTGAGCGATCAGCGCCAGAGCGACTATCAGGCTGTCGGCAGCGAATTGCTGGCGCTGCCGAATGCCGACGCCAGCCAGGTAGATTTGCATCGCTTGCTGACCGTTCTGGCCCAGCGAGGTTGTAACGAAGTATTGGTCGAATCCGGCGCGCGTCTTGCCGCGGCCTTCTGGCAGGCCGGGCTGGTTGATGAACTGCTGGTCTATATGGCTCCGCGCCTGCTCGGCAGCAGTGCCCGGCCCTTGCTCGAGCTGCCCTTTACGCAGATGAGCGAAGCCCGGGATGTGCACATCGAAGAGCTGCGCGCCGTGGGTAATGACTGGCTGATTCGCGCGCGTCCTGCGGCCACCTGA
- a CDS encoding riboflavin synthase: protein MFTGIIEAVGQIQRMQPRGGDVRLYVHTGKLDLSDVKLGDSIAVNGVCLTAVELPGDGFWADVSQETIRRSALSNLKEGSRVNLEKALTPASRLGGHLVSGHVDGVGKVLTLEQDARSWHFRIEAPASLAKYIAEKGSITVDGISLTVNAVEGAIFHLNIVPHTMQETVMGDYQPGTTVNLEVDVIARYLERLLLGDKAAEPGTDSNISMAFLADNGFLKS, encoded by the coding sequence ATGTTCACTGGCATCATCGAAGCCGTTGGCCAGATTCAACGCATGCAGCCGCGCGGTGGCGATGTGCGTCTCTATGTGCACACCGGCAAGCTTGACCTGTCTGACGTCAAGTTGGGTGACAGCATCGCCGTCAATGGGGTGTGTCTTACTGCCGTCGAGCTGCCGGGTGATGGCTTCTGGGCTGATGTCAGCCAGGAAACCATTCGGCGCAGCGCCCTGAGCAACCTCAAGGAAGGCAGTCGAGTCAACCTGGAAAAGGCGTTGACGCCGGCTTCACGACTCGGTGGCCATCTGGTCAGCGGCCATGTCGATGGCGTCGGCAAGGTGTTGACCCTGGAGCAGGATGCGCGCTCCTGGCACTTTCGTATCGAAGCGCCGGCAAGCCTGGCCAAATACATCGCCGAGAAAGGCTCGATCACCGTCGATGGCATCAGTCTCACGGTCAATGCCGTTGAAGGTGCTATCTTTCATTTGAATATCGTGCCGCACACCATGCAGGAAACCGTGATGGGCGACTACCAGCCCGGTACGACGGTGAATCTGGAAGTGGATGTGATTGCCCGTTATCTGGAACGCCTGTTGCTGGGTGACAAGGCCGCCGAGCCTGGTACCGACAGCAACATCAGTATGGCCTTTCTGGCCGACAACGGCTTCCTCAAGTCCTGA
- the ribBA gene encoding bifunctional 3,4-dihydroxy-2-butanone-4-phosphate synthase/GTP cyclohydrolase II — protein MQLNSIEEIIEDIRAGKMVILMDDEDRENEGDLIMAAQAVQPEHINFMARFGRGLICMPMSLERCERLQLPLMVQRNGSGFGTKFTVSIEAAVGVSTGISAADRARTVQAAGAPGAVAKDIVSPGHIFPLMAQPGGVLARAGHTEASCDLARMAGFEEAAVICEIMNEDGTMSRRPELETFAEEHGVKIGTIADLIHYRLLNERTVQRVSEQTLTSELGTFNLIAYRDSLEGLIHLALTQGEIAPEEPTLVRVHNIDPLRDLLMVQEPGRWSLQDAMKKVAADGSGVVLLLGNHIDSDGLLNHVRKLSGEEVPAARRPATYNTVGAGSQILRDLGVRKMRLLSTPMKFNAISGFDLEVVEYLPRQ, from the coding sequence ATGCAGCTGAACAGTATCGAAGAAATCATTGAAGACATTCGTGCCGGTAAAATGGTCATCCTGATGGATGATGAAGATCGCGAGAATGAAGGCGACCTGATCATGGCTGCGCAGGCAGTACAGCCTGAGCACATCAATTTCATGGCCCGTTTTGGTCGTGGGCTGATCTGCATGCCGATGAGTCTGGAACGCTGCGAACGTTTGCAGCTGCCTTTGATGGTACAGCGCAACGGCTCAGGCTTCGGCACCAAGTTCACCGTCTCGATCGAAGCGGCAGTGGGTGTCAGCACCGGAATTTCTGCGGCAGACCGGGCGCGAACCGTGCAAGCCGCGGGGGCGCCTGGCGCCGTCGCCAAGGATATCGTCAGCCCGGGCCATATCTTCCCGCTCATGGCTCAACCCGGTGGTGTGCTGGCGCGAGCCGGGCACACCGAAGCTTCCTGCGATCTGGCCCGTATGGCGGGTTTCGAGGAGGCTGCGGTAATCTGCGAGATCATGAATGAAGACGGCACCATGTCGCGGCGCCCCGAGCTGGAAACGTTTGCCGAAGAGCATGGCGTGAAAATCGGTACCATTGCCGACCTGATTCACTATCGCTTGCTGAATGAGCGTACCGTGCAGCGGGTATCCGAACAGACGCTGACCAGTGAGTTGGGCACGTTCAACCTGATTGCCTATCGTGACAGTCTGGAGGGCCTGATCCACCTGGCGTTGACCCAGGGCGAGATTGCTCCGGAAGAGCCGACCCTGGTGCGTGTCCACAACATCGACCCGCTGCGCGATCTGTTGATGGTGCAGGAGCCGGGTCGCTGGAGCCTGCAGGACGCGATGAAAAAAGTTGCCGCCGATGGCAGCGGTGTGGTGCTTTTGCTGGGTAATCATATCGACAGCGATGGCCTGCTCAATCATGTCCGCAAGTTGTCCGGCGAAGAAGTCCCGGCTGCTCGTCGCCCGGCTACCTACAACACCGTGGGTGCCGGCTCGCAGATTCTGCGTGATCTGGGCGTGCGCAAGATGCGCCTGCTGTCGACACCAATGAAGTTCAATGCCATATCCGGTTTTGACCTGGAAGTAGTAGAATACTTGCCACGTCAGTAA
- the ribH gene encoding 6,7-dimethyl-8-ribityllumazine synthase: MTAIRTIEGDFVAVEGRYALVVGRFNSFVVESLLAGALDTLKRHGVKDENITIVRVPGAFEMPLMVKKVAELKQYDAIVALGAVIRGGTPHFEYVAGECVKGLGVVSLEYGVPVAFGVLTVDSIEQAIERSGTKAGNKGAEATLSAIEMVSAIKQLGA, from the coding sequence ATGACTGCAATCCGTACTATCGAAGGCGATTTCGTTGCCGTAGAAGGCCGCTATGCCCTGGTGGTTGGCCGCTTCAACAGTTTTGTGGTGGAAAGCCTGCTGGCCGGCGCCCTCGATACGCTCAAACGCCACGGCGTGAAAGACGAAAACATCACCATCGTGCGCGTGCCGGGTGCTTTCGAAATGCCGCTGATGGTCAAGAAAGTGGCCGAACTCAAGCAGTATGACGCCATCGTTGCCCTCGGCGCCGTGATTCGTGGCGGCACCCCGCATTTCGAGTATGTGGCCGGTGAGTGCGTCAAGGGCCTGGGTGTGGTCTCTCTGGAATACGGCGTACCGGTTGCCTTCGGTGTGCTGACTGTCGACAGCATCGAGCAGGCCATTGAACGTTCCGGCACCAAGGCCGGTAACAAGGGTGCTGAAGCCACCTTGTCAGCGATTGAAATGGTCAGTGCGATCAAACAGCTGGGGGCCTGA
- the nusB gene encoding transcription antitermination factor NusB has product MSEQQARPGRSGQPKPSARRKARSYAMQALYAWQMADLPIHELVAQFLVDNDFSKVDEVYFRELVSGVPGNLDVIDNHLGDVLDRPLKELDPVELAILRLGVYELTQRLDVPYRVVINEGIELAKTFGATDGHKYVNGILDKLAPRLRSVEFNAPRRG; this is encoded by the coding sequence GTGAGCGAGCAGCAGGCACGACCGGGCCGCTCCGGTCAACCCAAACCATCCGCCCGGCGCAAAGCGCGCAGCTATGCCATGCAGGCACTGTACGCCTGGCAGATGGCTGACCTGCCGATTCATGAGCTGGTTGCCCAGTTTCTGGTCGACAATGATTTCAGCAAGGTCGACGAGGTTTACTTCCGTGAACTGGTCAGTGGCGTGCCCGGGAACCTGGATGTGATCGACAATCACCTGGGTGACGTGCTGGATCGCCCGCTGAAGGAACTGGATCCGGTCGAGCTGGCAATTCTGCGCCTCGGGGTCTACGAACTGACCCAGCGTCTTGATGTGCCGTACCGGGTGGTGATCAACGAAGGCATCGAACTGGCCAAGACCTTCGGTGCCACCGACGGCCACAAGTATGTCAATGGCATTCTCGACAAGCTGGCGCCGCGTCTGCGTAGCGTGGAATTCAACGCGCCACGCCGGGGCTGA